One part of the Sphingobium yanoikuyae genome encodes these proteins:
- a CDS encoding N-formylglutamate amidohydrolase, with translation MNLLVPADPAPFTVINANGSSPFLLTGDHAGLAIPSALGDLGVGPADWSRHIAIDIGVRDMGLELARLLDAPFIFQNYSRLVIDCNRDPARDDAIPASSDGTDIGGNQGLTEIDRLARVTSIHAPYHSGISEMISARLAAGQETILLALHSFTPILDEMRRPWSVGVLHAAGRIDFAICLLDALRRLPIKVGDNAPYAMDETDYSMPFHALSNDLRYAEIEVRQDLISQGEGQSFWAARLRDAMEEAWQRLT, from the coding sequence ATGAATCTACTGGTGCCAGCCGATCCTGCGCCCTTCACCGTCATCAACGCGAACGGCTCCTCCCCGTTCCTCCTGACCGGAGATCATGCAGGGCTGGCAATTCCTTCGGCCCTGGGTGATCTTGGCGTAGGCCCGGCCGATTGGTCTCGGCATATCGCAATCGACATAGGCGTGAGAGATATGGGCCTGGAATTGGCGCGTCTCCTCGATGCCCCTTTCATCTTCCAGAATTATTCGCGATTGGTCATCGACTGTAATCGCGATCCCGCGCGCGACGACGCGATACCTGCGTCGTCCGATGGGACCGATATCGGTGGCAATCAGGGTTTGACCGAAATCGACAGGCTGGCGCGTGTCACCTCCATCCATGCTCCATATCATTCCGGCATTTCAGAAATGATCTCAGCTCGGCTGGCAGCGGGGCAGGAGACAATCCTGCTCGCGCTCCATAGTTTCACCCCGATACTGGACGAGATGAGGCGCCCCTGGTCGGTGGGCGTCCTGCACGCCGCCGGCCGGATCGATTTTGCGATTTGCCTGCTGGACGCGCTACGCCGGTTGCCGATCAAGGTGGGCGACAATGCTCCCTATGCCATGGATGAAACCGATTACAGCATGCCCTTCCACGCCCTTTCAAATGACCTTCGCTACGCTGAAATCGAGGTCAGGCAGGACCTTATTTCCCAAGGCGAGGGGCAATCCTTCTGGGCGGCGCGACTGCGCGATGCGATGGAAGAGGCCTGGCAGCGGCTCACATAG
- a CDS encoding GGDEF domain-containing protein codes for MFSIALLILGGAQPARAELLRIGDPLCHAVSRSIAPDDTRPSHFVCNGDPDGYQKGTLWLHAALPQGSRDHEDLSLIIHSSRFDRLVVRFIYRDGAVEQQHVRSGNFGTYWRAGGQLAFRAPYRDVPVVAFTLRFDRVASAHLLRMRLVERGEEATQTTGLATLTGAALVLLIVGAIYNASLALAVRQQHAGWQAAWACCMVIWGACWSQLHLFFFPSMAGAVSAQICTGLSCLAITLATLSAVTALEKQHLDAGLRRTALGLTASVCALGIPLSLMRSGPFDMLGNLLGLLVLANLAAVASCIGQAWRRGSSAARRLGGAWALPMIVLASTSFFDADAMFWGGGSQILVLFAAAWQTLWLSAAASRAHARLRTERDVARLAEAKAHELARRDVLTGLPNRRGFMERTCRMLEGLPVSGGLVALLLIDVDWFKSINDVYGHEAGDHVLAAIGRCIAQHENSSCAVCRLGGEEFAMMVTGAEVGNIEQFAQTLRGTLADLSHGDIIGNRMVTVSIGVTASASRVDFGTLYRLADEALYDAKRGGRDQIAIRLDEWAGARRNDRPLFA; via the coding sequence ATGTTCTCGATCGCACTGTTGATCCTGGGCGGGGCTCAGCCTGCGCGCGCTGAATTGCTACGCATTGGCGATCCTCTATGTCATGCAGTGAGCCGATCGATCGCCCCTGACGACACGCGCCCCTCCCATTTTGTCTGCAATGGTGATCCTGATGGCTATCAGAAGGGCACATTGTGGCTCCATGCCGCCTTGCCCCAGGGCTCGCGCGATCATGAGGATCTGTCGCTGATCATCCACAGCTCTCGATTTGATCGGCTGGTCGTGCGCTTCATCTATCGTGACGGTGCCGTCGAGCAGCAACATGTCCGGAGCGGCAATTTCGGGACCTATTGGAGAGCTGGCGGCCAACTCGCGTTCCGCGCGCCCTATCGCGACGTTCCTGTCGTGGCCTTCACCTTGAGATTTGACAGAGTGGCGAGCGCGCATCTCCTTCGGATGAGGCTTGTCGAGCGTGGTGAAGAAGCCACCCAGACAACTGGCCTGGCTACCTTGACCGGTGCTGCGCTCGTTCTGCTGATTGTGGGCGCGATTTATAACGCCTCACTGGCTCTTGCCGTCCGTCAGCAACATGCCGGCTGGCAGGCCGCATGGGCATGCTGCATGGTCATATGGGGGGCGTGCTGGTCGCAACTTCATCTGTTCTTCTTTCCCTCGATGGCGGGCGCGGTATCGGCCCAAATCTGCACTGGTCTCTCCTGTCTCGCCATCACGCTCGCCACTTTGAGCGCCGTCACTGCTCTTGAAAAACAGCATCTCGATGCGGGGTTGAGGCGCACCGCCCTGGGCCTCACCGCAAGCGTGTGCGCATTGGGCATCCCGCTTTCGCTGATGCGTTCGGGGCCGTTCGACATGCTCGGCAATCTGCTGGGGTTGCTGGTCCTGGCCAATCTGGCGGCGGTCGCATCCTGTATCGGCCAGGCATGGCGACGGGGAAGCAGCGCGGCGCGGCGCCTGGGTGGGGCCTGGGCACTGCCAATGATCGTCCTTGCTTCGACCAGCTTCTTCGATGCGGACGCGATGTTCTGGGGCGGTGGATCGCAAATTCTGGTCCTGTTCGCAGCGGCCTGGCAAACATTGTGGCTCTCCGCTGCCGCTTCGCGTGCTCATGCCCGGTTGCGGACGGAACGAGACGTCGCCCGTCTCGCAGAGGCTAAGGCCCATGAGCTTGCCCGCCGTGACGTTCTGACAGGGTTGCCAAACCGACGGGGTTTCATGGAAAGAACCTGCAGGATGCTCGAAGGCTTGCCTGTATCAGGCGGGCTGGTTGCCCTGCTCCTGATCGACGTCGATTGGTTCAAGTCGATCAACGATGTCTATGGTCATGAGGCTGGCGATCACGTTCTGGCAGCAATTGGCCGCTGCATCGCACAGCATGAGAATTCCTCCTGTGCCGTATGTCGTCTGGGCGGGGAGGAGTTTGCGATGATGGTCACAGGAGCTGAAGTTGGGAACATCGAGCAATTTGCACAAACCCTGCGCGGAACCTTGGCCGATCTGAGCCATGGCGACATCATCGGCAATCGCATGGTGACGGTGAGTATCGGTGTGACGGCCTCGGCATCCCGCGTTGACTTTGGCACGCTCTACCGGCTGGCAGATGAAGCGCTTTACGACGCAAAGCGTGGGGGGCGCGATCAGATCGCAATCCGCCTGGATGAGTGGGCGGGCGCTCGCCGAAATGACAGACCGCTTTTCGCCTGA
- a CDS encoding outer membrane protein, translating to MKKIILPLLGCLALPTAAMAQDDTAPDGSKAFGIEPYVGILGGYHTFDRGTEFGSVPGETIMNGALISGIAGVNVPLGPVFVGVEGNASKGFSDIDWEYGVKGRVGARAGESGLIYASAGYQWVNGKGGWPDEKDWMYGAGVEVGPKEIGLGGVTGSSGVRLRVQVDTYDWDSFRPMAGVIFHF from the coding sequence ATGAAGAAGATCATTCTCCCATTGCTGGGCTGCCTGGCACTGCCGACTGCTGCCATGGCTCAGGACGACACCGCACCCGATGGCAGCAAAGCCTTCGGTATTGAACCCTATGTCGGCATTCTCGGCGGTTATCACACTTTCGACCGCGGGACCGAGTTCGGCAGCGTTCCGGGCGAGACGATCATGAACGGCGCCCTGATCAGCGGCATCGCGGGCGTGAATGTGCCACTCGGGCCGGTGTTCGTCGGGGTGGAAGGGAACGCCTCGAAGGGCTTTAGCGACATCGACTGGGAATATGGCGTGAAGGGCCGTGTAGGCGCCCGCGCAGGCGAGAGCGGTTTGATCTACGCCTCGGCCGGCTATCAGTGGGTCAATGGCAAAGGCGGCTGGCCCGACGAGAAGGACTGGATGTACGGTGCGGGTGTCGAAGTGGGGCCAAAGGAGATCGGCCTCGGCGGGGTCACTGGCAGCAGCGGCGTGCGCCTGCGCGTGCAGGTCGACACCTATGATTGGGACAGTTTCCGTCCCATGGCTGGCGTCATTTTCCACTTCTGA